A genomic stretch from Thermomonospora umbrina includes:
- a CDS encoding lysylphosphatidylglycerol synthase transmembrane domain-containing protein, with product MTPTHDDAVARKGAASPGEPAGEEPEVRAEDPAEDPTEDPGEAERRLAAFRAAAASTVHEPSQPQRIRRPADAIKFAASVAGVVGVLLLVNFAKGTTLGLQTDIREGTKQAPHLLLSLATLISSFGVLAVPVAFAVERLLRRDGLRVAVALLAAVIAFALTVLLDGWEIPAAPGGVLDSLIWGGSRTAPLHTDITPVIAFVTAVRMTGRPRWQAITWTMIGLAALTGLTAQYASVSALAATYFLGRAIGYGTLYAVGTPNPRPPGTAVMAALRRLGVVPARARRLPDLDEVRRYGVAAADGGRLGEAARDAARPGAEWQLEVTVLDRDQQTAGMPYRVWRLVRLRDRSTRRAVRSLRRSLEQESLMAYALRSAGARTPRLLGTSDVGTEAALLAYEYVPGRTLAALSDDELTDPFLIDIWRQMELMQAARLAHRRLEQGAVLRGDDGAAWIVDLRAGEVAATDLVLRLDLAQMLTTLALRVGAERAVAAAAEVLGARALATAAPLLQRVALNRDTRSALRHDRELLTRIREQILRLEPEIEVPPVRLERFRPRTIISIIALTIAAYIVFPQVSNVDIGGLLANAEWWWVAVGVAGSAATYLAAAWMLMGFVPERLPLGRTLLVQMAASFVKLVAPAAVTGVALNTRYLQRAGIRPGPAVASVSASQLTGLAIHVLLLVLFGFITGSADNATKNLAPSRMIVIVLLAVAVATGIAAAIPPVRRRAADRLRSMFSGVVPRMADVLQSPRKLITGFGGTLLLTAGFVLCLDASIRAFGGELEWTAVVVVFLTANAVGSAAPTPGGLGAVEGALAFGLTISGLPKETATSAVVLFRLLTFWLPVLPGWAAFTYLQRKEAI from the coding sequence GTGACACCGACCCACGACGACGCGGTGGCCCGCAAGGGCGCCGCCTCCCCCGGCGAGCCCGCCGGAGAGGAACCCGAGGTGCGCGCCGAGGATCCCGCCGAAGACCCCACGGAAGACCCCGGGGAGGCCGAGCGCAGGCTCGCCGCCTTCCGCGCCGCGGCCGCCTCCACCGTGCACGAGCCCTCCCAGCCGCAGCGGATCCGCCGCCCCGCCGACGCCATCAAGTTCGCCGCCTCGGTGGCGGGGGTCGTCGGCGTGCTGCTCCTGGTGAACTTCGCCAAGGGCACCACCCTGGGTCTGCAGACCGACATCAGGGAGGGCACCAAGCAGGCCCCCCACCTGCTGCTGAGCCTGGCCACCCTGATCTCCAGCTTCGGGGTGCTGGCGGTGCCGGTCGCGTTCGCGGTGGAGCGCCTGCTGCGCCGCGACGGACTGCGGGTGGCGGTGGCGCTGCTGGCCGCCGTGATCGCCTTCGCGCTCACCGTGCTGCTGGACGGCTGGGAGATCCCGGCGGCGCCCGGCGGCGTGCTCGACTCGCTGATCTGGGGCGGCTCCCGGACCGCGCCCCTGCACACCGACATCACCCCGGTGATCGCGTTCGTCACCGCGGTCCGGATGACCGGCCGGCCCCGCTGGCAGGCGATCACCTGGACGATGATCGGCCTGGCCGCGCTGACCGGGCTGACCGCCCAGTACGCCTCCGTGTCGGCGCTGGCGGCCACCTACTTCCTGGGGCGGGCCATCGGCTACGGCACCCTCTACGCCGTCGGCACGCCCAACCCGCGCCCGCCGGGCACCGCCGTGATGGCGGCGCTGCGCCGGCTGGGGGTCGTCCCCGCCCGCGCCCGCCGCCTGCCCGACCTGGACGAGGTGCGCCGGTACGGCGTCGCGGCGGCCGACGGCGGCCGGCTCGGCGAGGCGGCGCGCGACGCCGCCCGGCCGGGGGCCGAATGGCAGCTCGAGGTGACCGTCCTCGACCGCGACCAGCAGACCGCCGGGATGCCCTACCGGGTCTGGCGGCTGGTGCGGCTGCGCGACCGCAGCACCCGTAGGGCCGTCCGCTCGCTGCGGCGCTCGCTGGAGCAGGAGTCGCTGATGGCCTACGCCCTGCGGTCGGCGGGCGCCCGCACCCCCCGGCTGCTGGGCACCTCCGACGTGGGCACCGAGGCGGCGCTGCTGGCCTACGAGTACGTTCCCGGGCGGACCCTCGCGGCCCTGTCGGACGACGAGCTGACCGACCCGTTCCTCATCGACATCTGGCGTCAGATGGAGCTGATGCAGGCGGCGCGGCTGGCGCACCGGCGGCTGGAGCAGGGCGCGGTCCTGCGCGGCGACGACGGGGCGGCGTGGATCGTGGACCTGCGCGCCGGGGAGGTCGCCGCCACCGACCTGGTGCTGCGGCTGGACCTGGCGCAGATGCTGACCACGCTGGCGCTGCGGGTCGGCGCCGAACGGGCGGTCGCCGCCGCCGCCGAGGTGCTGGGCGCGCGGGCGCTGGCCACGGCGGCGCCGCTGTTGCAGCGGGTGGCGCTGAACCGCGACACCCGGTCGGCGCTGCGGCACGACCGCGAGCTGCTGACCCGGATCCGCGAGCAGATCCTGCGGCTGGAGCCGGAGATCGAGGTGCCGCCGGTCCGCCTGGAACGGTTCCGGCCGCGCACCATCATCAGCATCATCGCCCTGACCATCGCCGCCTACATCGTCTTCCCGCAGGTCAGCAATGTCGATATCGGCGGGCTGCTGGCGAACGCGGAGTGGTGGTGGGTCGCGGTCGGGGTGGCGGGCTCGGCGGCCACCTACCTCGCGGCGGCGTGGATGCTGATGGGCTTCGTGCCGGAACGGCTGCCGCTCGGCCGGACCCTGCTGGTGCAGATGGCCGCGTCGTTCGTGAAGCTGGTGGCGCCCGCGGCGGTCACCGGCGTGGCGCTCAACACGCGGTACCTCCAGCGGGCGGGGATCCGCCCCGGGCCCGCGGTGGCCAGTGTGAGCGCCTCCCAGCTCACCGGACTGGCGATCCATGTGCTGCTGCTGGTGCTGTTCGGGTTCATCACCGGCTCGGCCGACAACGCCACCAAGAACCTGGCGCCGTCGCGGATGATCGTCATCGTGCTGCTGGCGGTGGCGGTGGCGACCGGGATCGCGGCGGCGATCCCCCCGGTGCGGCGACGGGCCGCCGACCGGCTGCGGTCGATGTTCTCCGGTGTGGTGCCGCGGATGGCCGACGTGCTGCAGTCGCCGCGCAAGCTGATCACCGGGTTCGGCGGGACGCTGCTGCTGACCGCCGGGTTCGTGCTGTGCCTGGACGCCTCGATCCGGGCGTTCGGCGGCGAGTTGGAGTGGACGGCGGTGGTCGTGGT
- the gcvP gene encoding aminomethyl-transferring glycine dehydrogenase: MTTAQTTFADRHIGPTPDDHARMLERIGYADTGTMVADAVPGAIRTDRPLDLPEALSESAALDRLRTLAAGNRVLPSMIGLGYHGTITPGVILRNVMENPGWYTAYTPYQPEISQGRLEALLNFQTVVSDLTGLPVANASMLDEGTAAAEAMALAHRLSKAKAPGAFLIDADVLPQTIEVVRTRAVPLGIEIVVADLSAGLPDGGDVFGVLLQYPGTSGAVRDPAPIVAQAKERGARVVVAADLLALTLLRPPGDLGADIAVGSSQRFGVPYGFGGPHAGYMAVREGIQRQLPGRLVGVSVDADGRQAYRLALQTREQHIRREKATSNICTAQVLLAVMAGMYAVYHGPEGLRVIAERVHGHARALAEGLRDAGVEVVHDAFFDTVLARVPGRADEVVRAAVERGVNLRPVDTDHVGISCDETTTAEHVGVVLEAFGAAPAGRAPGGDPLDGLRREDVYMTHPVFHSHRSETAMLRYLRRLQDKDLALDRTMIPLGSCTMKLNATTEMEPVTWPEFAQIHPFAPIDQVRGYVELIGELEGWLAEITGYAKVSVQPNAGSQGELAGLLAIRGYHESRDETHRDVCLIPSSAHGTNAASAVMAGMRVVVVKCDDTGNIDMDDLHAKIAQHGADLSAIMVTYPSTHGVFEETITDVCAAVHAAGGQVYVDGANLNALVGLARPGEFGSDVSHLNLHKTFCIPHGGGGPGVGPVGVREHLAPFLPSHPLRPEAGPQDTGVGPISAAPWGSAGILPISWAYIAMMGPDGLREATEGAILAANYVARRLAPHYPILYTGRNGLVAHECIADLRKITKETGITAEDVAKRLIDYGFHAPTLSFPVAGTLMIEPTESEDLAELDRFCDAMIEIRREISRVADGGYDAEDNPLKNAPHTADLLVGDDWKHAYRREEAAYPLPSLRDGKYWSPVRRIDQAYGDRNLVCSCPPPEAFED, encoded by the coding sequence ATGACCACAGCCCAGACCACGTTCGCCGACCGGCACATCGGTCCCACGCCCGACGACCACGCCCGCATGCTGGAGCGGATCGGCTACGCGGACACCGGCACGATGGTCGCCGACGCGGTCCCCGGGGCCATCCGCACCGACCGTCCGCTGGACCTGCCCGAGGCGCTCAGCGAGAGCGCCGCCCTCGACCGGCTCCGCACGCTGGCCGCCGGCAACCGGGTCCTCCCCTCCATGATCGGCCTCGGCTACCACGGCACCATCACGCCCGGTGTGATCCTGCGCAACGTGATGGAGAACCCGGGCTGGTACACGGCCTACACGCCGTACCAGCCGGAGATCTCCCAGGGTCGGCTGGAGGCCCTGCTGAACTTCCAGACGGTGGTGTCGGACCTCACCGGCCTCCCCGTCGCCAACGCCTCCATGCTCGACGAGGGCACCGCCGCCGCCGAGGCGATGGCCCTGGCGCACCGGCTGTCCAAGGCCAAGGCGCCGGGGGCGTTCCTCATCGACGCCGACGTGCTGCCGCAGACCATCGAGGTCGTGCGGACCCGCGCGGTGCCGCTGGGCATCGAGATCGTGGTCGCCGACCTGTCCGCCGGGCTGCCGGACGGCGGGGACGTCTTCGGGGTGCTGCTGCAGTACCCCGGCACGAGCGGCGCCGTCCGCGACCCGGCCCCGATCGTCGCGCAGGCCAAGGAGCGGGGCGCCCGGGTGGTCGTCGCCGCCGACCTGCTGGCCCTGACGCTGCTGCGCCCGCCGGGCGACCTCGGGGCCGACATCGCCGTGGGCTCGTCCCAGCGGTTCGGGGTCCCGTACGGCTTCGGCGGCCCGCACGCCGGCTACATGGCGGTCCGCGAGGGCATCCAGCGCCAGCTCCCCGGCCGGCTGGTCGGCGTCTCGGTCGACGCCGACGGCCGGCAGGCGTACCGGCTGGCCCTGCAGACCCGCGAGCAGCACATCCGCCGGGAGAAGGCCACCAGCAACATCTGCACCGCGCAGGTGCTGCTGGCGGTGATGGCCGGGATGTACGCCGTCTACCACGGCCCCGAGGGGCTGCGGGTGATCGCCGAGCGGGTCCACGGGCACGCCCGCGCGCTGGCGGAGGGGCTGCGCGACGCCGGTGTCGAGGTGGTCCACGACGCGTTCTTCGACACCGTCCTGGCCCGGGTGCCCGGCCGCGCCGACGAGGTGGTCCGGGCGGCCGTCGAGCGGGGCGTCAACCTGCGGCCCGTCGACACCGACCACGTGGGGATCTCCTGCGACGAGACCACCACCGCCGAGCACGTCGGCGTGGTGCTCGAGGCGTTCGGCGCCGCCCCGGCGGGCCGCGCGCCCGGCGGTGACCCGCTCGACGGGCTGCGGCGCGAGGACGTCTACATGACGCACCCGGTCTTCCACTCCCACCGCTCCGAGACGGCGATGCTGCGCTACCTGCGCCGCCTCCAGGACAAGGACCTGGCGCTGGACCGGACGATGATCCCGCTGGGCTCCTGCACGATGAAGCTCAACGCGACCACCGAGATGGAGCCCGTCACCTGGCCGGAGTTCGCCCAGATCCACCCGTTCGCGCCGATCGACCAGGTGCGGGGCTACGTGGAGCTGATCGGCGAGCTGGAGGGCTGGCTGGCCGAGATCACCGGCTACGCCAAGGTCTCCGTCCAGCCCAACGCGGGCTCCCAGGGCGAGCTGGCGGGGCTGCTGGCCATCCGCGGCTACCACGAGTCCCGCGACGAGACCCACCGGGACGTCTGCCTGATCCCCTCGTCGGCGCACGGCACCAACGCGGCCAGCGCCGTCATGGCGGGCATGCGCGTCGTCGTCGTGAAGTGCGACGACACCGGCAACATCGACATGGACGACCTGCACGCCAAGATCGCCCAGCACGGGGCGGACCTCTCCGCGATCATGGTGACGTACCCGTCCACGCACGGGGTCTTCGAGGAGACCATCACCGACGTCTGCGCGGCCGTGCACGCGGCGGGCGGGCAGGTCTACGTGGACGGCGCCAACCTGAACGCGCTGGTCGGCCTGGCCCGGCCCGGCGAGTTCGGCTCCGACGTCTCCCACCTCAACCTGCACAAGACGTTCTGCATCCCGCACGGCGGCGGCGGTCCCGGCGTCGGGCCGGTCGGCGTCCGCGAGCACCTGGCGCCGTTCCTGCCCAGCCACCCGCTGCGCCCCGAGGCCGGCCCGCAGGACACCGGCGTGGGGCCGATCTCGGCCGCCCCCTGGGGTTCGGCGGGCATCCTGCCGATCTCGTGGGCGTACATCGCGATGATGGGTCCGGACGGGCTGCGCGAGGCCACCGAGGGCGCCATCCTGGCCGCCAACTACGTGGCCCGCCGGCTCGCCCCGCACTACCCGATCCTCTACACCGGCCGGAACGGGCTGGTGGCGCACGAGTGCATCGCCGACCTCCGCAAGATCACCAAGGAGACCGGGATCACCGCCGAGGACGTCGCCAAGCGGCTGATCGACTACGGCTTCCACGCCCCGACCCTGTCGTTCCCGGTGGCCGGCACGCTGATGATCGAGCCCACCGAGAGCGAGGACCTGGCCGAGCTCGACCGGTTCTGCGACGCGATGATCGAGATCCGGCGGGAGATCTCCCGGGTGGCCGACGGCGGGTACGACGCCGAGGACAACCCGCTCAAGAACGCCCCGCACACCGCCGACCTGCTGGTGGGCGACGACTGGAAGCACGCCTACCGCCGCGAGGAGGCGGCCTACCCGCTGCCGTCCCTGCGCGACGGCAAGTACTGGTCCCCGGTCCGCCGCATCGACCAGGCCTACGGCGACCGCAACCTGGTGTGCTCCTGCCCGCCGCCGGAGGCGTTCGAGGACTGA
- a CDS encoding tetratricopeptide repeat protein, which yields MATTPDEATADPSMLCEEARRLAEAGDPAAAARVFEHVLEMGEGPHRARAALGLAVVLDDVGDVVGAREADWIAIGTQDAEYGPRAAYHLALTHERAGERSEAARAWTIVVDFGNPDYLPPALLALAQLADDDGDLETARDWWEQVIATGHAQYAPVAAHDLAQRLLERGEPSRAQRVLAGALRLIDRETSPYAYARLATTIGIAYLDQAIGAFDAVLDDDEAATDPEVGPLATELLARTLPLRGRAEEAREVWTRGLGRSGIAGEVRARLRREFGARDDDADIPWWEPVVEQAVANGTLPSLTGEVFGALDHMYALAALRFARGPAKTAGEAHEDLGRAVGVPADYAWGGLLEESFGDRARRVLDAGD from the coding sequence ATGGCCACGACGCCCGACGAGGCGACCGCAGATCCGTCGATGCTGTGCGAGGAGGCCCGCAGGCTCGCCGAGGCCGGGGATCCCGCCGCGGCCGCCCGCGTGTTCGAGCACGTGCTGGAGATGGGGGAGGGCCCGCACCGGGCGCGGGCGGCCCTCGGGCTGGCCGTCGTCCTCGACGACGTCGGCGACGTGGTCGGCGCCCGCGAGGCCGACTGGATCGCCATCGGCACCCAGGACGCCGAGTACGGCCCCCGCGCCGCCTACCATCTCGCGCTCACCCACGAACGGGCCGGCGAACGCTCCGAGGCGGCCCGCGCCTGGACCATCGTGGTCGACTTCGGCAACCCCGACTACCTGCCGCCCGCGCTGCTCGCCCTCGCCCAGCTCGCCGACGACGACGGCGACCTGGAGACGGCCCGCGACTGGTGGGAGCAGGTGATCGCCACCGGGCACGCCCAGTACGCCCCCGTCGCCGCGCACGACCTGGCCCAGCGGCTGCTGGAACGGGGAGAGCCGTCCCGCGCCCAGCGGGTGCTGGCCGGGGCCCTGCGCCTGATCGACCGGGAGACGAGCCCGTACGCCTACGCCCGGCTGGCCACCACGATCGGGATCGCCTATCTCGACCAGGCCATCGGCGCGTTCGACGCGGTGCTCGACGACGACGAGGCCGCCACCGACCCGGAGGTCGGCCCGCTGGCGACCGAGCTCCTCGCCCGCACCCTGCCGCTGCGCGGTCGCGCCGAGGAGGCCCGCGAGGTCTGGACGCGCGGCCTGGGCCGGTCGGGCATCGCCGGAGAGGTCCGGGCCCGGCTGCGCCGCGAGTTCGGGGCCCGCGACGACGACGCCGACATCCCCTGGTGGGAGCCGGTGGTGGAGCAGGCGGTCGCTAACGGCACGCTGCCCTCGCTGACCGGCGAGGTCTTCGGCGCCCTCGACCACATGTACGCGCTGGCGGCGCTGCGGTTCGCCCGGGGCCCGGCGAAGACCGCCGGTGAGGCCCACGAGGATCTCGGGCGGGCGGTCGGCGTGCCCGCCGACTACGCCTGGGGCGGCCTGCTGGAGGAGAGCTTCGGCGACCGCGCCCGGCGGGTGCTGGACGCGGGCGACTGA
- a CDS encoding PPOX class F420-dependent oxidoreductase, with amino-acid sequence MEKMTDAEWRAFVTEGTRTGKAAVVRRDGRPHVTPIWFVLDGDDLLFNTGRESLKGRCLRRDPRISICVDDQEPPYSFVLLGGEAVLEEDLDEMRRWATAIGGRYMGADKGAEFGARNAVPGELLVRVRITHVVAERAVAG; translated from the coding sequence ATGGAGAAGATGACCGACGCCGAGTGGCGTGCGTTCGTGACCGAGGGCACCCGGACGGGCAAGGCCGCCGTGGTCCGCAGGGACGGCCGCCCGCACGTGACGCCGATCTGGTTCGTGCTGGATGGCGACGACCTGCTGTTCAACACCGGCCGGGAGAGCCTCAAGGGCCGGTGCCTGCGCCGCGACCCGAGGATCTCGATCTGCGTGGACGACCAGGAGCCGCCCTACTCGTTCGTCCTGCTCGGCGGCGAGGCGGTGCTCGAGGAGGACCTCGACGAGATGCGCCGCTGGGCGACGGCGATCGGCGGCCGGTACATGGGGGCCGACAAGGGCGCGGAGTTCGGCGCCCGCAACGCGGTGCCGGGCGAGCTGCTGGTGCGGGTCCGGATCACCCACGTGGTGGCCGAACGCGCCGTGGCGGGCTGA
- a CDS encoding alpha/beta family hydrolase, with protein sequence MRIVTARGPAEVTLDEPGGTPGFWLLLTHGSNGGVETPDLLAVRDAALGLGGAVARVLQPFRVAGRRAPGSAVGQDEAWLEVVAMLRERFGDLALVQGGRSNGARVACRTARAAGAVGVVALAFPLHPPRRPETSRAPELREAGVEVLVVNGDRDPFGVPDPADAAQVTVLPGERHELSKDPALVAAAVEPWLRRWTGGDDPGPGRAR encoded by the coding sequence ATGCGGATCGTGACGGCCCGGGGGCCCGCCGAGGTCACCCTGGACGAGCCGGGCGGGACGCCCGGGTTCTGGCTGCTGCTGACCCACGGCTCCAACGGGGGAGTGGAGACGCCGGACCTGCTCGCGGTGCGGGACGCGGCACTGGGCCTCGGCGGCGCGGTCGCCCGGGTCCTGCAGCCGTTCCGGGTGGCCGGGCGGCGGGCGCCGGGCTCGGCGGTCGGGCAGGACGAGGCCTGGCTGGAGGTCGTCGCGATGCTGCGGGAGCGCTTCGGCGATCTCGCGCTCGTGCAGGGCGGCCGGAGCAACGGAGCCCGGGTGGCCTGCCGGACGGCGCGCGCCGCAGGGGCCGTCGGGGTGGTGGCGCTGGCGTTCCCGCTGCACCCGCCCCGCAGGCCCGAGACATCACGGGCGCCGGAACTGCGCGAGGCCGGCGTCGAGGTGCTGGTCGTCAACGGCGACCGGGACCCCTTCGGCGTGCCCGACCCGGCCGACGCCGCACAGGTGACGGTGCTGCCGGGCGAACGGCATGAGCTGAGCAAGGATCCGGCCCTGGTCGCCGCCGCGGTGGAACCGTGGCTGCGCCGCTGGACCGGCGGGGACGACCCCGGGCCCGGCCGGGCCCGGTGA
- a CDS encoding DUF5999 family protein, whose product MCPHQPPCPSHDAPDRDAALTLARHPEQGWSLLCNGVVLFDDTGELLPDGEVIAPHRPTSARSATSAA is encoded by the coding sequence ATGTGCCCGCACCAGCCGCCCTGCCCGTCGCACGACGCACCCGACCGCGATGCCGCGCTCACGCTGGCCCGCCACCCCGAGCAGGGGTGGAGCCTGCTGTGCAACGGCGTCGTGCTCTTCGACGACACCGGTGAGCTGCTGCCCGACGGGGAAGTCATCGCACCGCACCGCCCGACCTCGGCGAGGTCGGCGACGTCCGCGGCCTGA
- a CDS encoding (Fe-S)-binding protein gives MRVALFVACFNDLLFPRTGEALVALLTRLGCEVDFTPEQTCCGQMHWSTGYHREAAGLARRFTEVFGPDDVVVTPSASCATTIRDGYPRLAASTGDPALAEAAASLRVYELTEFLVDVLGVTDVGAYFPHRVAYHPTCHSLRSLRLGDRPLRLLRAVRGLELAELPAAEECCGFGGTFAVKNADVSVAMVADKVRHIRQTSADVVCAVDNSCLTHIGGALGRLHSGVRVMHLAEILAATEAAR, from the coding sequence TTGCGCGTCGCGTTGTTCGTCGCCTGCTTCAACGACCTGCTGTTCCCCCGGACCGGCGAGGCCCTCGTCGCCCTGTTGACCCGGCTGGGCTGCGAGGTGGACTTCACCCCCGAGCAGACCTGCTGCGGCCAGATGCACTGGAGCACCGGCTACCACCGGGAGGCCGCCGGGCTGGCCCGCCGGTTCACCGAGGTCTTCGGGCCCGACGACGTGGTGGTCACGCCCTCGGCCTCCTGTGCGACCACCATACGTGACGGATACCCCCGGCTCGCGGCGAGCACGGGCGACCCGGCCCTCGCCGAGGCCGCCGCGTCCCTGCGCGTGTACGAGCTGACCGAGTTCCTGGTGGACGTCCTGGGCGTGACCGACGTCGGGGCCTACTTCCCGCACCGCGTCGCCTACCACCCGACCTGCCACTCGCTGCGGTCCCTGCGGCTCGGCGACCGGCCGCTGCGCCTGCTGCGCGCCGTCCGGGGCCTGGAACTGGCCGAGCTGCCCGCCGCCGAGGAGTGCTGCGGCTTCGGCGGGACGTTCGCGGTGAAGAACGCCGACGTGTCGGTCGCCATGGTGGCCGACAAGGTCCGCCACATCCGCCAGACCTCGGCGGACGTCGTGTGCGCGGTCGACAACTCCTGCCTGACCCACATCGGCGGGGCCCTGGGAAGGCTGCACAGCGGCGTGCGCGTGATGCACCTGGCGGAGATCCTCGCCGCGACGGAGGCCGCCCGATGA
- a CDS encoding lactate utilization protein B, producing the protein MTTGPVPLPMPVVAPARPAGGAGGRPKFATAARDALADTRLRRNLRESMAALRERRAAATAEAGDWEALREAGRAVRDRALLSLDTHLEDLERALVEAGGTVHWAVDAAEARRLVVRLLRDAGHTEVIKAQSTAAGEIGVDEALAEAGIGVVETGTAALAVQLAGERPAHFLLPAVHQDRAQIRETFRRELPGASPEPTDDPEGLADTVRRHLRERLLTADAAITGAAFAVAETGTLVMAEGDGGGRMCVTLPRTLICLIGIEQVVATWEDMEVLLQLLPRASTGERMTPYVNTWTGVSPADGPRDLHVVLLDNGRTAALADEVGRAALRCIRCSACLPVCPVYERTGGHAYGAGGSVLSGPIGAVWTPLTRGVERAAEASLPYASTLCGACADVCPVKIDLPGILVHLRGKVIEARRHRPVPPPELVMMRGMAWAMGDRRRYESALRQGARWGRLMSRGGRIQRLPGLLGKWTDARDLPAPPRHPFRARWRRR; encoded by the coding sequence ATGACCACCGGCCCCGTGCCGCTGCCGATGCCCGTCGTGGCGCCGGCGCGCCCGGCGGGCGGCGCGGGCGGCCGGCCGAAGTTCGCGACCGCCGCCCGCGACGCGCTGGCCGACACCCGGCTGCGCCGCAACCTCCGCGAGTCCATGGCCGCCCTGCGCGAGCGCCGGGCCGCCGCCACCGCCGAGGCCGGCGACTGGGAGGCGCTCCGCGAGGCGGGCCGCGCCGTCCGCGACCGGGCGCTGCTCTCCCTGGACACCCACCTGGAGGACCTGGAACGAGCCCTCGTCGAGGCCGGCGGCACCGTGCACTGGGCCGTCGACGCCGCCGAGGCCCGAAGGCTCGTCGTGCGGCTGCTCCGGGACGCCGGGCACACCGAGGTGATCAAGGCCCAGTCCACCGCGGCCGGGGAGATCGGCGTCGACGAGGCGCTCGCCGAGGCCGGGATCGGCGTCGTGGAGACCGGCACGGCCGCGCTCGCCGTCCAACTCGCCGGGGAGCGCCCCGCCCACTTCCTGCTCCCCGCCGTTCACCAGGACCGGGCGCAGATCCGCGAGACGTTCCGGCGGGAGCTGCCCGGCGCGTCCCCGGAGCCGACCGACGACCCGGAGGGCCTGGCCGACACCGTCCGCCGACACCTGAGGGAGCGGCTGCTCACGGCCGACGCCGCGATCACCGGCGCCGCGTTCGCGGTGGCCGAGACCGGGACGCTGGTGATGGCGGAGGGCGACGGCGGCGGACGGATGTGCGTCACCCTCCCGCGGACGCTGATCTGCCTGATCGGCATCGAACAGGTCGTCGCGACCTGGGAGGACATGGAGGTCCTCCTCCAACTGCTGCCGCGCGCGTCGACGGGCGAGCGGATGACCCCGTACGTCAACACCTGGACGGGCGTGTCGCCCGCCGACGGCCCGCGCGACCTGCACGTGGTGCTCCTCGACAACGGCCGGACCGCCGCGCTCGCCGACGAGGTGGGCCGGGCGGCGCTGCGCTGCATCCGCTGCTCGGCCTGCCTGCCGGTGTGCCCGGTGTACGAGCGGACCGGCGGCCACGCCTACGGGGCGGGCGGGTCCGTCCTGTCCGGGCCGATCGGCGCGGTCTGGACCCCACTGACCCGCGGGGTCGAGCGGGCCGCCGAGGCGTCCCTGCCGTACGCCTCCACCCTGTGCGGGGCGTGCGCCGACGTCTGCCCGGTCAAGATCGACCTTCCCGGGATCCTGGTCCACCTGCGCGGCAAGGTGATCGAGGCGCGCCGCCACCGGCCCGTGCCGCCCCCCGAACTGGTCATGATGCGCGGCATGGCGTGGGCGATGGGGGACCGGCGACGCTACGAGTCGGCGCTGCGGCAGGGCGCCCGCTGGGGCCGGTTGATGTCGCGGGGCGGACGCATCCAACGACTGCCCGGACTGCTCGGCAAATGGACCGACGCGCGCGACCTGCCCGCACCGCCCCGACACCCCTTCCGCGCCCGCTGGAGGCGCCGGTGA
- a CDS encoding LutC/YkgG family protein, translating into MSRDRVLRRVREALGDAPRPTVEIPRDYDHRLTDEEAADRADVVALFSERVADHRATVRHVGVDELATTIAAALWARGTERIVVPADLPFGWLSQVDGVRALADSGDPAGTAALDLAALDAADGVVTGCAMAIARTGTIVLDGGRAQGRRALTLVPDYHLCVVHADQIVGTLPEAVARLDPYRPLTWISGPAATADVELERVPGVHGPRTLEVLVVED; encoded by the coding sequence GTGAGCCGCGACCGCGTCCTGCGGCGGGTCCGGGAGGCCCTCGGCGACGCGCCCCGCCCCACGGTGGAGATCCCCCGCGACTACGATCATCGGCTCACTGACGAGGAGGCCGCCGACCGCGCCGACGTCGTCGCGCTGTTCAGCGAACGCGTCGCCGACCACCGGGCCACCGTCCGCCACGTCGGCGTCGACGAACTGGCCACCACGATCGCCGCCGCCCTCTGGGCCAGGGGGACCGAGCGCATCGTGGTCCCCGCCGACCTGCCGTTCGGCTGGCTGAGCCAGGTCGACGGCGTCCGGGCCCTGGCCGACTCCGGCGACCCCGCCGGCACCGCCGCGCTCGACCTGGCCGCACTCGACGCCGCCGACGGAGTGGTCACCGGCTGCGCGATGGCGATCGCCCGGACGGGGACGATCGTGCTGGACGGCGGCCGCGCCCAGGGCCGCCGCGCGCTGACGCTGGTGCCCGACTACCACCTGTGCGTGGTGCACGCCGACCAGATCGTCGGCACCCTGCCCGAGGCCGTCGCCCGCCTCGACCCGTACCGTCCCCTGACCTGGATCAGCGGTCCGGCGGCGACCGCCGACGTCGAACTGGAACGCGTCCCCGGCGTCCACGGCCCCCGCACCCTGGAGGTCCTGGTCGTCGAGGACTAG